One window from the genome of Streptomyces sp. NBC_00708 encodes:
- a CDS encoding SMP-30/gluconolactonase/LRE family protein: MTRESPRLYELLDDRFRSGRCMNGDEDLEVLHTGCRWAEGPVYVPAWRQVVWSDIPNDRMLRWDEETGAVGVFRRTAGHPNGNTLDRQGRLITCEQGNRRVTRTEHDGTATVLADRWQGKRLNSPNDATVKSDGSIWFSDPDFGITSDYEGYRAESEIGANNVYRIDPGTGEVRLVADGFGAPNGLVFSADEQRLYVSDTRAGLIRVFGVRDDGTLSDGEVFAEAGARLGARFDNLRFDDGGRLWAAAMNDGVHCYDPDGTLIGRLNVPEAVANISWGGAKRNRLFITAETSLYSVVMGVTGTHPTGPGHRPWLGR; the protein is encoded by the coding sequence ATGACCCGCGAGAGCCCCCGGCTGTACGAACTGCTCGACGACCGGTTCCGCTCGGGCCGTTGCATGAACGGCGACGAGGACCTGGAGGTGCTGCACACCGGCTGCCGCTGGGCGGAGGGCCCGGTGTACGTGCCGGCCTGGCGGCAGGTGGTCTGGAGCGACATCCCCAACGACCGGATGCTGCGCTGGGACGAGGAGACCGGGGCCGTCGGTGTCTTCCGCCGCACGGCGGGCCACCCGAACGGCAACACCCTCGACCGGCAGGGCCGCCTGATCACCTGCGAGCAGGGCAACCGGCGGGTGACGCGGACCGAGCACGACGGCACGGCCACGGTCCTGGCGGACCGCTGGCAGGGCAAGCGGCTGAACAGCCCGAACGACGCGACGGTGAAGTCGGACGGCTCGATCTGGTTCTCCGACCCGGACTTCGGCATCACCAGCGACTACGAGGGCTACCGCGCCGAGAGCGAGATCGGCGCCAACAACGTCTACCGGATCGACCCCGGCACCGGGGAGGTGCGGCTCGTCGCGGACGGCTTCGGCGCGCCCAACGGACTGGTCTTCTCGGCCGACGAGCAGCGGCTGTACGTCTCCGACACCCGGGCGGGCCTCATCCGCGTCTTCGGCGTACGGGACGACGGAACGCTCTCGGACGGCGAGGTCTTCGCCGAGGCCGGTGCCCGCCTGGGCGCCCGGTTCGACAACCTGCGCTTCGACGACGGCGGCCGGCTGTGGGCCGCGGCGATGAACGACGGGGTCCACTGCTACGACCCCGACGGCACGCTCATCGGCCGGCTCAACGTGCCGGAGGCGGTGGCGAACATCTCCTGGGGCGGCGCGAAGCGCAACCGCCTCTTCATCACGGCGGAGACGAGCCTCTACTCGGTGGTCATGGGCGTCACGGGCACCCACCCGACGGGGCCGGGCCACCGCCCCTGGCTCGGCCGTTAG